In the genome of Clostridium cylindrosporum DSM 605, one region contains:
- a CDS encoding methyl-accepting chemotaxis protein has protein sequence MGKLKLASKLSIISGTIFLISVFIISILVLNTVKQSSYKQSLIIANEVSSGYSKEIKAQMESSNYVTRQIRDTIELYQIDGKATRENVVEIIKANLKNSSSLVGAYACYEPNAFDGKDKEYINKPGYDKTGRLVPYVSKTKSGTEVSTLTDYESTDQNNYYQIAKRTKKPFIMEPIQYDIDGEKTWIVAIVLPIIDNNGVFKGVIGADISLSSMQNVTQNARPFNGYTYTLSEKGIIASHGFNKDFIGKNVTDVNKGIDSSIFSLIHEGKAFSKEIDSSVTNTKMLNVYKPIIISGIDTKWSFCASIPVDNIYSEYYSLLKKIITSTIIITLLVVLITMFFMRKASKPLVDLSSYIEIIANADFTQKVADNIFYKKDEIGIIANSVVKMRESIRSLIEDVSNEADALKSVVADANYNMNLLRDNVESVSSTTQQLSATIEETATSAEEMNSSSLEIEKSIEEVAKRSEEGVQVAREISGRAIDLREDFKVSKEEGEKVFISTKAKLEKALKESEAVNEIKVLSDSIMEITAQTNLLALNAAIEAARAGEAGRGFSVVANEIRNLAESSKNTVEEIQVITEKVTKSVEHLVGSSKTMLDYMEQNVRGDYDKMLLATEKYSSDATTVEKIVSDFGYASENVLDSIKGMVNVIEGVTAAVNEGAAGATNISERNLDILEENNHVKESFDEILNLSDTIKDKISKFKI, from the coding sequence TTGGGTAAATTAAAATTAGCATCAAAGCTTAGTATAATTTCAGGAACGATATTTTTGATATCAGTATTTATAATATCTATTTTGGTATTAAATACTGTAAAACAAAGTTCTTACAAACAGTCATTAATTATTGCCAATGAAGTTTCAAGCGGATATTCTAAGGAAATAAAAGCACAAATGGAATCTTCTAATTATGTTACAAGGCAAATAAGAGATACAATTGAGTTATATCAAATCGACGGTAAGGCAACAAGAGAAAATGTAGTAGAAATAATTAAAGCAAATTTAAAAAATTCAAGTTCACTTGTAGGTGCATATGCATGCTACGAACCAAATGCATTTGATGGAAAAGATAAGGAATACATAAATAAACCAGGTTATGATAAGACAGGTAGATTAGTGCCATATGTTTCTAAAACAAAATCAGGAACTGAGGTATCTACATTAACGGATTATGAAAGTACAGATCAAAATAATTATTATCAAATAGCAAAAAGAACAAAGAAGCCTTTTATAATGGAGCCAATTCAGTATGATATCGATGGTGAGAAAACATGGATTGTTGCTATTGTTCTTCCTATTATTGATAACAATGGGGTATTTAAAGGGGTTATAGGTGCAGATATTTCACTAAGTTCAATGCAGAATGTGACTCAAAATGCAAGACCCTTTAATGGTTACACTTACACATTATCGGAAAAGGGAATTATAGCTAGTCATGGGTTTAATAAAGATTTTATTGGTAAGAATGTTACAGATGTAAATAAAGGCATAGATAGTAGTATATTCTCATTAATACATGAGGGAAAAGCTTTTAGTAAGGAAATAGATAGTAGCGTAACAAATACTAAAATGTTAAATGTATATAAGCCAATAATAATCTCAGGGATTGATACAAAATGGAGTTTTTGTGCTTCAATTCCAGTAGATAATATTTATTCAGAGTATTATTCACTACTTAAAAAAATAATAACATCAACAATAATTATAACACTACTTGTAGTATTAATTACGATGTTCTTTATGAGGAAAGCGTCAAAGCCTTTAGTTGATTTATCTTCTTATATTGAGATAATCGCTAATGCAGATTTCACACAAAAGGTAGCAGACAATATATTTTATAAAAAAGATGAAATAGGGATTATAGCAAACTCTGTTGTAAAAATGAGAGAATCTATAAGAAGCTTAATAGAGGATGTTTCTAATGAAGCGGATGCTCTAAAAAGTGTAGTAGCAGATGCTAACTACAATATGAATTTACTTCGTGATAATGTTGAAAGTGTATCATCAACTACACAGCAGTTATCAGCTACAATCGAGGAAACTGCAACATCAGCTGAGGAGATGAATAGTTCATCACTTGAAATAGAAAAATCAATAGAAGAGGTTGCAAAAAGATCAGAAGAAGGTGTTCAAGTTGCAAGAGAAATTAGTGGAAGAGCAATTGATTTAAGAGAAGACTTTAAAGTCTCTAAGGAAGAAGGAGAAAAAGTATTTATAAGTACTAAGGCAAAACTTGAGAAAGCCTTAAAGGAATCAGAGGCAGTAAATGAAATAAAGGTACTTTCTGATTCTATAATGGAAATAACCGCACAAACAAATCTTTTGGCATTAAATGCAGCAATAGAAGCTGCAAGAGCAGGGGAAGCCGGAAGAGGATTCTCAGTTGTTGCAAATGAGATAAGAAATCTTGCGGAATCATCAAAAAATACAGTTGAGGAAATACAAGTTATAACAGAAAAAGTAACTAAATCTGTGGAGCATCTTGTAGGTAGTTCGAAAACCATGTTAGATTATATGGAACAAAATGTTAGAGGCGATTACGATAAAATGCTACTTGCTACAGAAAAATATAGTAGTGATGCGACTACAGTTGAAAAAATAGTATCTGATTTTGGTTATGCTTCAGAAAATGTTTTAGATTCAATTAAAGGCATGGTTAATGTAATAGAGGGTGTAACAGCTGCAGTTAATGAAGGTGCAGCAGGAGCTACTAATATATCTGAAAGAAATTTAGATATTCTAGAAGAAAATAATCATGTAAAGGAAAGTTTTGATGAGATACTAAATCTTTCAGACACTATTAAAGATAAGATATCTAAGTTTAAGATATAG
- the sdaAA gene encoding L-serine ammonia-lyase, iron-sulfur-dependent, subunit alpha produces MYTTGKELLEMTKEKNCKISDLVLEYEAKLHSLTTDEINEKMKNNLHIMVESANKGLNEAVKSVSGLIGGDAKRTHDYATKKTLCGETINKAMARALSCSEVNAAMGKIVAAPTAGSCGILPAAVITAAEVLGASEEDMVRALFTASGIGQIIVRNATVAGAEGGCQAECGSAAAMSAAAIVEMAGGTPEMSFNAACIAIKNVLGLVCDPIAGLVEAPCAKRNSSGVVNALTSADLALAGVKSIVPFDEVVEAMYEVGKALPHTLRETALGGMAATPTGIKLRKEILGE; encoded by the coding sequence ATGTATACAACTGGTAAAGAGTTATTAGAAATGACTAAAGAAAAAAATTGTAAAATAAGTGATTTGGTTTTAGAGTATGAAGCAAAGTTACATTCTCTAACAACTGATGAAATAAACGAAAAAATGAAGAATAATCTACATATCATGGTAGAATCAGCTAATAAGGGGCTAAACGAAGCAGTTAAATCTGTAAGTGGTCTTATTGGAGGAGACGCTAAGAGAACACATGATTATGCAACTAAGAAAACACTTTGCGGTGAAACTATAAATAAAGCAATGGCAAGAGCATTGTCATGTTCAGAAGTTAATGCTGCTATGGGTAAGATAGTAGCAGCACCTACAGCTGGATCATGTGGGATACTTCCAGCAGCTGTTATTACAGCAGCTGAGGTTCTAGGGGCATCTGAAGAGGATATGGTAAGAGCTTTATTCACAGCATCAGGTATTGGTCAAATAATAGTTAGAAATGCAACTGTTGCTGGGGCTGAAGGCGGATGCCAAGCAGAGTGCGGATCAGCAGCAGCAATGTCTGCAGCTGCTATTGTTGAGATGGCAGGTGGAACACCAGAAATGTCATTTAACGCTGCTTGTATAGCCATAAAGAATGTTTTAGGACTTGTGTGTGATCCTATTGCGGGACTTGTTGAGGCACCATGTGCTAAAAGAAATTCATCAGGTGTTGTTAATGCACTAACTTCAGCTGACCTAGCACTCGCAGGTGTTAAGAGTATAGTACCTTTTGATGAGGTTGTAGAGGCTATGTATGAAGTAGGAAAAGCTCTTCCACATACACTTAGGGAAACAGCTCTAGGAGGAATGGCAGCTACTCCAACTGGTATTAAGCTAAGAAAAGAAATTTTAGGAGAATAA
- a CDS encoding YitT family protein gives MQTKKEFILRIIMILIGSLISAIAVNAFIIPHKLLSGGVTGIAIIVEYIANIPTGILILLINIPIFLFGIKEVDKDFIIYSLLGMISNSVFLLLTQGISEHIFTKDIILSSVYAGALSGVGLGIILKYGGSLGGIDIIAVVFKKRTGINVSTLSFVMNLVIVGCGAFISGIDIILYTLMAMYITTLLMDRVIDGLDRKKLLFIVTEKETEVSSVIMSTLGRGVTYLYGEGAYTGDRKRVLYCIVPLKQLMRVKRIVEDVDPTAFITIIDASEVQGSGFKKQSI, from the coding sequence ATGCAGACAAAGAAAGAGTTTATACTTAGAATAATAATGATTCTAATCGGTAGTTTAATTTCAGCAATCGCAGTAAATGCATTTATAATCCCACATAAGCTTTTAAGTGGTGGTGTAACAGGGATAGCTATTATTGTAGAATATATAGCAAATATACCAACAGGTATATTAATTCTTCTGATAAATATACCGATTTTCTTATTTGGTATTAAGGAAGTTGATAAAGATTTCATAATTTATAGCTTACTTGGAATGATATCTAATTCTGTTTTCTTACTTTTAACACAGGGAATATCAGAGCATATATTTACGAAGGATATAATTTTATCTAGCGTATATGCAGGGGCCCTTTCAGGTGTAGGACTTGGGATAATTCTAAAGTATGGAGGTTCCCTTGGAGGAATAGATATTATAGCTGTAGTATTTAAAAAAAGAACCGGTATAAATGTATCAACACTATCATTTGTAATGAATCTTGTTATAGTTGGCTGTGGTGCATTTATAAGTGGAATAGATATTATTCTATATACCCTGATGGCAATGTATATTACAACACTTCTTATGGATAGAGTAATTGATGGTCTTGATAGAAAAAAACTTCTATTTATAGTTACTGAAAAGGAAACGGAAGTATCATCTGTAATAATGAGTACTTTAGGTAGAGGTGTAACATACCTTTACGGCGAAGGTGCTTATACTGGAGATAGAAAAAGAGTATTATATTGTATAGTACCACTTAAGCAGCTGATGAGAGTAAAAAGAATTGTTGAAGATGTAGACCCAACGGCATTTATAACTATTATAGATGCTTCAGAGGTTCAAGGAAGTGGCTTTAAAAAGCAATCAATATAA
- a CDS encoding TldD/PmbA family protein, with the protein MNIKDFSNKLFSKGKELGFEEMEIYYVDSDSFEVKVYSEEIDSYSVNTSRGLSFRGIIDGKMGYSFTEKFEEEDIEYLVISAKNNIEEVEIKGEEFIFEGSSDYHKPFESKYKEVDTEKKIKNVIDLEKLGSSIDKRIESVQHCILQTAKGSRRIINTKGLDLEDSSGICIAYLSLVAKDGEDVKSGSSFKMVESYNDLEFEEIAKEATEETVSKIGATTPKTGKYKIILRYDAAADFLSTFASVFSADAVHKGLSLLKNKIGEKIASDKINIIDNPFLEEGSSKCTFDDEGVATYKKTLIENGILKTYLHNIKTSKKDGVESTGNGFKASYKSPVDISPTNLYIEKGERSLDNIIKDSDETILITELQGLHSGANSVSGDFSLAALGKLIKNGKVIGPVEQITISGNFYNLLKDVEEVAADFKLSVPSGAGGYGSPSIVIKEMNISGK; encoded by the coding sequence ATGAATATTAAGGATTTTTCAAATAAGTTATTTTCAAAGGGAAAAGAATTAGGATTTGAAGAAATGGAAATATACTATGTTGATAGTGATAGCTTTGAAGTAAAAGTTTATAGTGAAGAAATTGATTCATATAGTGTTAATACTTCAAGAGGACTATCATTTAGAGGTATTATTGATGGTAAAATGGGTTATTCCTTTACAGAGAAATTTGAAGAGGAAGACATTGAATATTTAGTTATTTCAGCTAAGAATAATATTGAAGAAGTTGAAATAAAAGGTGAAGAATTTATTTTTGAAGGAAGTTCAGATTATCATAAACCTTTTGAGAGTAAATACAAAGAGGTAGATACTGAGAAAAAAATTAAAAATGTTATAGATCTTGAAAAATTAGGGTCTAGCATAGACAAAAGAATTGAATCTGTTCAACACTGTATACTTCAAACAGCAAAGGGGAGTAGAAGAATAATTAATACTAAGGGACTTGACCTTGAGGATTCATCAGGAATATGTATAGCATATCTTAGTCTCGTTGCTAAAGATGGAGAAGATGTTAAAAGTGGAAGTAGCTTTAAAATGGTCGAATCCTATAATGATTTAGAGTTCGAAGAAATAGCTAAGGAAGCAACAGAGGAGACGGTGTCTAAAATAGGGGCAACAACTCCAAAAACAGGAAAGTATAAGATTATTTTAAGATATGATGCTGCAGCGGATTTCCTTAGTACATTTGCATCAGTATTCTCAGCAGATGCAGTACATAAGGGATTATCACTACTTAAGAATAAAATAGGTGAAAAAATAGCATCAGATAAAATAAATATAATAGATAATCCATTTTTAGAAGAGGGTAGCTCAAAATGTACATTTGATGATGAAGGAGTTGCAACCTATAAGAAAACATTAATTGAAAATGGAATTCTAAAAACATACTTACATAACATTAAAACATCGAAAAAGGATGGAGTAGAGTCTACTGGTAATGGATTTAAAGCATCATATAAATCACCTGTAGATATATCACCAACAAATTTATATATTGAAAAAGGGGAAAGAAGTTTAGATAATATAATTAAGGATTCTGATGAAACAATACTTATAACAGAACTTCAAGGATTACATTCAGGCGCAAATTCTGTTTCAGGGGACTTTTCATTAGCAGCCCTTGGAAAGCTAATTAAAAATGGTAAAGTTATAGGTCCTGTTGAGCAAATAACTATATCAGGAAACTTTTATAATTTATTAAAAGATGTAGAAGAAGTTGCAGCAGATTTTAAGCTAAGTGTACCATCAGGTGCAGGAGGCTATGGAAGTCCTAGTATAGTAATTAAAGAGATGAACATATCAGGAAAATAA
- a CDS encoding TldD/PmbA family protein, whose product MIEKDLSHEILKEALSTGADFGEIYIEEEKINTAVITNGKVEDVLSGKTFGAGIRIFSGLKSVYVHTNNVTREGLLKCARDAASAIKGSGADLKDLVIRNNNNINPIIHLPEDIVIGKKVDKIKEAYKAAKDYSSEIVQVTARYADNDKKVYIANSEGLITNDRRCRTRIAIQSVASDGVENQTGFFGPGKSMGFEFFDHTDVEWYAKEASRIALTMLHADKCPSGNMDVVIDNGFGGVIFHEACGHSLEATSVAKGHSVFSGKLGEKIASPILTAIDDGSIPNEWGSISIDDEGNKGRRNILIENGVLKGYMIDKLNGRRMGMEATGNSRRQSYKYAPTSRMTNTFIAPGKSTQEEIISATNEGIYAKYMGGGSVNPVTGEFNFSVLEGYLIKDGKIDRPVRGATLIGKGSQVLMDIDMIGNNLSMGQGMCGSISGSIPTNVGQPTIRVKNITVGGGK is encoded by the coding sequence ATGATAGAAAAGGATTTAAGTCATGAAATACTAAAAGAAGCATTAAGTACAGGTGCAGACTTTGGGGAAATATACATAGAAGAAGAGAAAATAAACACAGCGGTAATAACAAATGGTAAGGTAGAGGATGTTCTATCAGGAAAAACATTTGGAGCAGGTATTAGAATTTTTTCAGGTCTAAAATCCGTTTATGTGCATACTAATAATGTTACTAGAGAAGGCTTATTAAAATGTGCAAGGGATGCTGCAAGTGCTATTAAAGGAAGTGGAGCAGATTTAAAAGACCTAGTTATAAGAAATAACAATAATATTAATCCGATAATTCATTTGCCAGAGGATATTGTAATTGGGAAGAAAGTAGACAAAATAAAAGAAGCATATAAGGCAGCAAAGGATTATTCAAGTGAAATAGTTCAAGTTACAGCTAGGTACGCTGATAATGATAAAAAAGTATATATAGCAAACTCAGAGGGATTAATAACAAATGATAGAAGATGTAGAACCAGAATAGCTATTCAATCTGTTGCATCAGATGGAGTTGAGAATCAAACAGGGTTCTTTGGACCAGGAAAGTCAATGGGCTTTGAGTTTTTTGATCATACTGATGTTGAGTGGTATGCAAAGGAAGCATCAAGAATAGCTCTTACAATGCTTCATGCTGATAAATGTCCATCAGGTAATATGGATGTAGTAATAGATAATGGTTTCGGAGGAGTTATATTCCATGAGGCATGTGGACACTCCCTAGAAGCAACATCAGTTGCAAAGGGGCACTCTGTTTTTTCAGGTAAATTAGGAGAAAAAATAGCATCACCTATTCTTACTGCGATTGATGATGGATCAATTCCAAATGAATGGGGATCAATTAGTATAGATGATGAAGGAAATAAAGGAAGAAGAAATATACTAATAGAAAATGGTGTGTTAAAGGGATATATGATAGATAAGTTAAATGGCAGAAGAATGGGTATGGAGGCTACAGGGAACTCAAGAAGACAAAGTTATAAATATGCTCCAACCTCAAGAATGACAAATACATTTATAGCTCCAGGTAAAAGCACTCAAGAGGAGATTATATCCGCAACAAATGAGGGTATATATGCAAAATACATGGGGGGAGGCTCAGTAAATCCTGTAACTGGTGAATTTAACTTTAGCGTACTTGAGGGATACCTTATAAAAGATGGAAAGATAGATAGACCTGTTAGAGGTGCAACATTAATAGGTAAGGGTTCCCAAGTACTAATGGATATAGATATGATAGGTAATAATCTTTCTATGGGACAGGGAATGTGTGGTTCTATAAGTGGAAGCATTCCTACAAATGTAGGTCAACCTACAATAAGAGTTAAGAATATAACAGTAGGTGGCGGAAAGTAG